The Syntrophales bacterium genomic interval GACTATCGTTGGCATTGGTGTTGATGTTATGGCAACAAAGATTGGCGTGTGCTCCCCAGGATAGTGCAACGGCTCCCGAAGCTTTTGCAAGTTCTTCACACGCTAGAAAAGCTGACATGAGGTCAGCCCCCGCTCCTCCGTATTCCTGGTCCACTGTAATGCCCATTATGCCCAAGTTGGCGAGTTTCTCCCAAAGCCCTTCTGGCCATTCATCCTTTCGGTCAATTTCCTCAGCTATGGGAGCAATTTCTTTGGCAGCAAAGTTTGCGATGGTTTGTTTAAATATACGGTGTTCCTCCGAAAGAGTAAAATCCATTGAGTGTCCCCCCTCCGATTTTGGATCGCTTTATTCAAGTGCAAGTATGGTGCCACCCTAGGATTAAGTACCGGTTATAAAAATACTTTTAATAAAAACAAAATTTTTTGGAATCTCGTGGGAGATTTAATTCAAGTGTTAATATTTCGACATCTAACTGTAGTTATATTTTTTGTTTTATGCTACATGAGTAGTAATACGTGAGGGGGGTGATAGTATGTCCAGACGTAACTTTGAGATAAATCAACTCTCCCTGACGGAAAGAGATTTACTCTTCTCACTAGCCGCTTTTCAGGATTTTTTCTCTCTTGATTGGTTTCTAGATGTAGAAGGGTTCCGTCCCTCCTGTATAGTTTCTGTAGTTAATTTTTTGAAGCAAAAAAAGTGGATTACCTCACTTGATAGTTCTTTTGGTTTTTATCGCTGGACTTGCAGTTTCCCGCGAGATGAAGTTTTATTACTTATCCCGGAAAACGAAAAGATGTTCTATCTTCGCAGGGCGGCTGATTTATTAAAAAGGCATTTGCCCTCTGAAAGAAAATACCTACCCTTATTGGCCGAATCACTTATAAAAGCTGGTCTTCGCGATGAAGACTTACCACTTCTTTTAGAGGCGGCGTTTTACGAGGAAGAGTGTCATCGTACATCACAAGCAGTGAGGATTTACGATACTCTGCTAACTTTCCTATTTTGTGAAGTGATTCCCGATGAGAGGATTAACTCTGAAGATTTCTTTAAAATAATGCTCACCGCTCTTGAACGACGCGTAATGCTCTCTCTTCTCTACCCGGACATAAAAAAGATGGGGCCATGGTTATTGAAGGCCCGAGAAGTGGCTGGTGATGTGGAGGATGTAAGATCCCTCGCAAGGTTGGAATTGTTAATAGGACAGTTCTATTGGATGAGTTTTCAGTATGAGCAGTCGGTGCAACACTTCGAATCAGCGTGGGGCATGATCGAAAAATTTGATGATATGTCTCTGAGGAAGCGGGGACTTCAACTGAGAAGTCTTTCGTTTCTGATAAGGGGTAACTTGTGTAAAGCTATTCAGGCCTATGAAGAATATCTTGGGGAGCTTGAAGAATACGGGAAAGACGATTTTTCTCTAATTACGGCCTTGCACCTTTGCCAGTGTTATACCCAGATAGGAATGCCACAGAGGGCCCTTGGCATTGCTGAGTCAATTCTGGATTTCGCAAAGAAGCAAAATAACTGGCCAATTGTTTGTTTTTCCCTAGCTACCGCTGGTGTTGTTCTCTTGGAAATGATGCATTTGAAAGAGAGTCGCGATTACTTCGAGAAGGCTTTGGAAATTTCCAGGAAAGAGAACATACCTATGGCTGAAATAATTGCAGGGATTGGGCTTGCAAATATAGAATGTTTGGAGGGCTACTTTGAAAGGGCGGCGGAGCACTTCAAGGTTCTTTTTAAGATCCGAAAGTCAAGCTGGTATCACACATTGAACGTTTTTCATATCTTTGAACCTGGTTTCATACTACATCGTCATGGCAAATCTCCGATGCCTCTCGAATCAGTTATAGGATACCTTTCAGGTTTGAAGGAACATCAGTTGAATCCAATTCTGCACAGCACAATAAGACGACTAAAAATAAAATACCTTGAGCCGGATTATCAGGCTAAGGATAAGATTAGAGAGCTGAGGGGTATTGAAAGCACCCTGGAAAAGGTTGGCGCGCATCTGGAACTGGCAAAAACGAGAATTGATCTTGCGCGCCTTTACCTTGAGGTCAAACAGTGGTCAGAAGCAGAAGAGGTCGCCCTTAAGGCCTGGGATTTTCTAAGAAGGGTAACTAAAGCCGCTTTTCCAAGTGATTTGAAAGGTCTTTTATCTTTGGATGAGGGGGATGACACTAGATTATACGATATAATCATCGAGATGGGGGAGGCTCTTACGACGCAGAAAAATACGGAACATCTGTTGACGAATATTGTCGCATCCATTTCAAGATTGACAGGTGCTGAAAGGGCAGCGATATTTATAATGGACAAACGGTCATCGGAGTATCGCATCGTAGCGTCCCGAAATCTTACAAGAGAATATTTCGATTCTCGAGAGTTTAAAATGGTCAAAGCCTCTATGAGCGAGGTGACGATTAAAAAGGACAGTCGTGTCATACAGACTGAAAACTTCGGAGATAAGACTAATGGAAGAAGAAAAATAATCCTCACACCTCTTCTTCTAGGAAAACAGGTCATAGGAATTCTTTATCAGGATAGTCGCTACTTTTCGCTAGATCTTACACCTGACGGCCTCCGTCTCCTTTCTGCTTTAGGTGCTCAGATAGCTGTTTCCATCGATAGAGCGAAGGCGTACGATGAGATTGTGGAACTTAACGAAAAACTCATGGCTCAGAACATTTACTATCAGGAGGAGAAAGAGGAATTCCGACCTTTTGGTGATATTGTCTATTCTAGCAAAGCGATGAGAGATCTCATTAACA includes:
- a CDS encoding sigma 54-interacting transcriptional regulator; protein product: MSRRNFEINQLSLTERDLLFSLAAFQDFFSLDWFLDVEGFRPSCIVSVVNFLKQKKWITSLDSSFGFYRWTCSFPRDEVLLLIPENEKMFYLRRAADLLKRHLPSERKYLPLLAESLIKAGLRDEDLPLLLEAAFYEEECHRTSQAVRIYDTLLTFLFCEVIPDERINSEDFFKIMLTALERRVMLSLLYPDIKKMGPWLLKAREVAGDVEDVRSLARLELLIGQFYWMSFQYEQSVQHFESAWGMIEKFDDMSLRKRGLQLRSLSFLIRGNLCKAIQAYEEYLGELEEYGKDDFSLITALHLCQCYTQIGMPQRALGIAESILDFAKKQNNWPIVCFSLATAGVVLLEMMHLKESRDYFEKALEISRKENIPMAEIIAGIGLANIECLEGYFERAAEHFKVLFKIRKSSWYHTLNVFHIFEPGFILHRHGKSPMPLESVIGYLSGLKEHQLNPILHSTIRRLKIKYLEPDYQAKDKIRELRGIESTLEKVGAHLELAKTRIDLARLYLEVKQWSEAEEVALKAWDFLRRVTKAAFPSDLKGLLSLDEGDDTRLYDIIIEMGEALTTQKNTEHLLTNIVASISRLTGAERAAIFIMDKRSSEYRIVASRNLTREYFDSREFKMVKASMSEVTIKKDSRVIQTENFGDKTNGRRKIILTPLLLGKQVIGILYQDSRYFSLDLTPDGLRLLSALGAQIAVSIDRAKAYDEIVELNEKLMAQNIYYQEEKEEFRPFGDIVYSSKAMRDLINMIHKVAPTKSTVLITGETGVGKELIARAIHRESARRNGPFIRVNCAALPETLIDSELFGHEKGAFTGATRLKPGRFELANQGTIFLDEVSELPLSTQSRLLRVLQEGEFQRVGGTKMLYSDFRLLAATNKDLEKEVHAGRFRSDLYFRLNVFPIRVPPLRERKEDIIPLAQHFLRRFSQQYNKPCPSIPRGEMEKLMNYSWPGNVRELANVIERAVILGDFDIRLPTISNHSKYFEIEGPFLTLKEMERKHIIEALQITGGRLGGKKGAAALLGVKRTTLIHRMKKLGINVNRNLIIE